A stretch of the Sorangium aterium genome encodes the following:
- a CDS encoding ATP-grasp domain-containing protein: MKILIMHTVPYRKMEYHRALDHGAHDVTYVGTAARIADLPAGLRCERLVIPGVAKRHVEINAIVSAADGYEMVMALSEFDLHEAGEVREHLGIPGPRYDELLKFKDKILMKRLVAAAGLRSPRNIDLRTVEKGAPVASVPWEGRTILKPTLGASSIGVHVFGSPREALAFVVRPENDEYYADGEIEEFVEGPILHVDGVMDGGAPRLIVASRYVNTPLEYAWGSKPLGSAQFRMSDQYRAFFLDCLRAVGIVDGAFHLEVIEGPEELVFLEVANRAGGADVIPATEASTGVHIPTEEIDVLIRAQARRLGRPLPGGPVREVTKTEGPWFGWLVVPGHHFPEASCRVTTPDWLPGSGAVVKLRVAQPHDRLKKSVTHQYWEVPAAAILRGGDSAEVAEVVRRLSEEIRVVPHATEVLS, from the coding sequence ATGAAAATCCTCATCATGCACACCGTGCCTTATCGAAAAATGGAGTATCATCGCGCGCTCGATCACGGCGCGCACGACGTCACGTACGTGGGTACGGCGGCGCGCATCGCGGATCTGCCGGCCGGTCTGCGCTGCGAGAGGCTCGTGATCCCAGGCGTGGCGAAGCGTCACGTGGAGATCAACGCGATCGTCTCGGCGGCGGACGGCTACGAGATGGTCATGGCCCTGTCGGAGTTCGACCTGCACGAGGCGGGCGAGGTGCGCGAGCACCTCGGGATCCCGGGTCCTCGCTACGACGAGCTGCTGAAGTTCAAGGACAAGATCCTCATGAAGCGGCTCGTGGCGGCGGCCGGCCTGAGGAGCCCGCGCAACATCGACCTCCGGACGGTGGAGAAGGGCGCCCCGGTCGCGTCCGTGCCGTGGGAGGGGCGCACCATCCTGAAGCCGACGCTGGGCGCCAGCAGCATCGGCGTGCACGTCTTCGGCTCACCGCGCGAGGCGCTCGCCTTCGTCGTCCGGCCGGAGAACGACGAGTATTACGCGGACGGAGAGATCGAGGAGTTCGTCGAGGGGCCCATCCTCCATGTCGACGGCGTGATGGATGGGGGCGCCCCGCGCCTCATCGTGGCGAGCCGCTACGTCAACACGCCGCTCGAGTACGCGTGGGGCAGCAAGCCGCTCGGCTCGGCGCAGTTCAGGATGTCGGACCAGTACCGGGCGTTCTTCCTCGATTGCCTGCGCGCGGTCGGCATCGTCGACGGCGCCTTCCACCTCGAGGTGATCGAGGGGCCGGAGGAGCTCGTGTTCCTGGAGGTCGCCAACCGCGCGGGCGGCGCCGATGTCATCCCGGCGACGGAGGCCTCGACCGGCGTCCACATACCGACCGAGGAGATCGACGTCCTCATCCGGGCTCAGGCGCGGCGGCTCGGTCGCCCGTTGCCCGGGGGGCCCGTCCGGGAGGTCACGAAGACAGAGGGGCCGTGGTTCGGCTGGCTGGTCGTGCCGGGCCATCATTTTCCCGAGGCCTCGTGCCGTGTGACGACGCCTGACTGGCTCCCGGGCTCGGGCGCTGTCGTGAAGCTCCGTGTCGCGCAGCCCCACGACCGGCTGAAGAAATCGGTGACGCACCAGTACTGGGAAGTCCCCGCCGCGGCAATCCTGCGCGGCGGGGACAGCGCCGAGGTCGCCGAGGTCGTGCGGCGGCTCAGCGAGGAGATCCGGGTCGTCCCGCACGCGACGGAGGTGCTCAGTTGA
- a CDS encoding LysR family transcriptional regulator codes for MDPLGGHLDEMRAFLEVARRQSFSAAARALGLTSSSVSKQVARLEERLGAQLLRRTTRRVSLTEAGNLYAERADRILSDIEEARRAVADLDGTPRGTLRISAPTVLGSIRVAPAVLACRARYPELRIDLDLTDRIVDLVAERVDVAVRLAAEISPASLVARRLADDLRVLCASPRYLRRHGAPRCLEDLAAHDCITLNLEPVARWTLVGPEGERVVPVSGTFRTSDTITLRDAAVAGLGLANLPDYVVQDQLESGALRRVLPEYGASQRASFAVYAAPARAAVRVVVDALAKAMGAAGTAKP; via the coding sequence ATGGATCCGCTGGGCGGTCACCTGGACGAGATGAGGGCGTTCCTCGAGGTCGCGCGGCGGCAGAGCTTCTCGGCGGCGGCGAGGGCGCTCGGGCTCACGTCGTCGTCGGTCAGCAAGCAGGTCGCGCGGCTGGAGGAGCGCCTCGGCGCGCAGCTCCTCCGGCGCACCACGCGCCGCGTGAGCCTCACGGAGGCGGGGAACCTGTACGCCGAGCGCGCAGACCGGATCCTCTCGGACATCGAGGAGGCGCGGCGGGCGGTCGCCGATCTCGACGGGACGCCGCGCGGGACGCTCCGCATCTCGGCGCCCACGGTCCTCGGCTCGATCCGCGTCGCGCCCGCGGTGCTGGCCTGTCGCGCGAGGTACCCGGAGCTCCGCATCGATCTCGACCTCACCGACCGCATCGTCGATCTGGTGGCCGAGCGCGTCGACGTGGCGGTGCGCCTGGCCGCCGAGATCTCCCCTGCTTCGCTCGTCGCGCGGCGGCTCGCAGACGACCTGCGCGTGCTCTGCGCGAGCCCGCGGTACCTGCGGCGCCACGGGGCGCCGCGCTGCCTCGAGGACCTGGCCGCCCACGACTGCATCACGCTCAACCTCGAGCCTGTCGCCCGGTGGACGCTCGTGGGCCCCGAGGGCGAGCGCGTCGTCCCGGTGAGCGGCACGTTCCGCACCAGCGACACGATCACGCTGCGCGACGCCGCGGTCGCCGGCCTCGGCCTGGCGAACCTCCCCGACTACGTCGTCCAGGATCAGCTCGAGAGCGGCGCGCTGCGGCGCGTGCTGCCGGAGTACGGCGCCTCGCAGCGCGCGAGCTTCGCGGTCTATGCGGCGCCCGCGCGCGCCGCGGTCCGCGTCGTCGTCGATGCGCTGGCCAAGGCGATGGGGGCAGCGGGGACGGCGAAGCCCTGA
- a CDS encoding ABC transporter permease has translation MASLEQSIPLPEESQQGQLVGDAARWFGRAVARTGILLAVAALWETAPRVGLVEAAFLPPLSEVLGTGWQLLQNGQLLSHIKASLSRSLVGFTLAISVGVPLGLAIGWYKGVADALNPLLEVLRNTAALALLPVFLLLLGIGEASKIALVIYSCTWPILLNTISGVRGVDPLLIKSARTMGLSPLQLFRKVILPAAVPTIFVGIRLAGAYSLLVLVAAEMIGAKAGLGYLIIYAQYNFQIPSMYVGILTITALGLTFNHLLMRVERRFTSWKVAPKE, from the coding sequence ATGGCTAGCCTGGAGCAATCGATTCCGCTGCCCGAGGAGTCGCAGCAAGGGCAGCTCGTGGGCGACGCGGCGCGGTGGTTCGGCCGCGCCGTCGCGCGCACGGGGATCCTCCTCGCGGTCGCCGCCCTGTGGGAGACGGCGCCGCGGGTGGGCCTCGTGGAGGCGGCGTTCCTGCCGCCGCTGTCCGAGGTGCTGGGGACCGGGTGGCAGCTCCTCCAGAACGGGCAGCTCCTGAGCCACATCAAGGCGAGCCTGTCGCGCTCTCTCGTCGGCTTCACGCTGGCGATCTCGGTGGGCGTGCCGCTCGGGCTCGCGATCGGGTGGTACAAGGGCGTGGCGGACGCGCTCAATCCGCTGCTCGAGGTGCTGCGCAACACGGCCGCGCTCGCGCTCCTGCCCGTGTTCCTGCTGCTGCTCGGGATCGGGGAGGCCTCCAAGATCGCGCTCGTCATCTACTCGTGCACCTGGCCGATCCTGCTCAACACGATCAGCGGGGTGCGCGGGGTCGATCCGCTGCTCATCAAGTCGGCGCGCACGATGGGGCTGTCGCCGCTCCAGCTGTTCCGCAAGGTCATCCTGCCGGCCGCCGTCCCGACGATCTTCGTGGGTATCCGCCTGGCGGGCGCGTACTCGCTGCTCGTCCTCGTGGCGGCGGAGATGATCGGGGCCAAGGCGGGGCTCGGATACCTGATCATCTACGCGCAATACAATTTCCAGATCCCGAGCATGTATGTCGGCATCTTGACGATCACGGCGCTCGGGCTGACGTTCAATCACCTGCTCATGCGCGTCGAGCGGCGGTTCACGTCGTGGAAGGTCGCCCCGAAGGAGTGA
- a CDS encoding ABC transporter ATP-binding protein has protein sequence MSNKIQFHNVSKTFAVKGPAGTKEDARFTAIEDLNLDVRAGELMVLVGPSGCGKSTLIDLLGGLSKPSSGKLLLDGEPITGPALDRGIVFQQYALFPWRTARENVEFGLEAKGIPESRRKEIAQDYLDLVSLSGFEDRYPHELSGGMKQRVAIARSLAYDPEVLMMDEPFAALDAQTRESLQAELLRIWEKSRKTILFITHSIDEAVFLGQRVAIMTSRPGRVKRVIDIPEEIRGYEDARSTPEFGRLRHEIWTLLREEVLKAEEQERSKRQKRAAESRPVAGVVAVNG, from the coding sequence ATGAGCAACAAGATCCAGTTCCACAACGTGAGCAAGACATTCGCCGTCAAGGGGCCGGCGGGGACCAAGGAGGACGCGCGGTTCACGGCCATCGAGGACCTCAACCTCGACGTGAGGGCCGGCGAGCTGATGGTCCTCGTCGGGCCGAGCGGGTGCGGCAAGTCGACGCTCATCGATCTGCTCGGCGGCCTGTCGAAGCCATCCAGCGGCAAGCTCCTGCTCGACGGCGAGCCGATCACGGGCCCTGCCCTCGATCGGGGGATCGTGTTCCAGCAGTACGCGCTGTTCCCGTGGCGGACGGCGCGCGAGAACGTCGAGTTCGGGCTCGAGGCCAAGGGCATCCCGGAGAGCCGGCGCAAGGAGATCGCGCAGGATTACCTGGATCTGGTCAGCCTCTCCGGCTTCGAGGATCGGTATCCGCACGAGCTGTCGGGCGGCATGAAGCAGCGGGTGGCCATCGCGAGGAGCCTCGCCTACGACCCGGAGGTGCTGATGATGGACGAGCCGTTCGCGGCGCTGGACGCGCAGACGCGCGAGTCGCTGCAGGCCGAGCTGCTCCGGATCTGGGAGAAGTCGCGCAAGACGATCCTGTTCATCACGCACAGCATCGACGAGGCGGTGTTCCTCGGGCAACGGGTGGCGATCATGACGTCCCGGCCCGGCCGCGTGAAGCGGGTGATCGACATCCCGGAGGAGATCCGGGGCTATGAGGACGCGCGGTCGACTCCCGAGTTCGGCAGGCTGCGGCACGAGATCTGGACGCTGCTGCGCGAGGAGGTGCTGAAGGCCGAGGAGCAGGAGCGGAGCAAGCGACAGAAGCGCGCGGCGGAGAGCCGCCCCGTGGCGGGCGTGGTGGCGGTCAATGGCTAG
- a CDS encoding PAS domain S-box protein, producing MTAATTSWGEVDAEKLAGKRARLFERAPVAIVQYGKELTIEDWNGAAERLLGHARNEALGQRVDELLPASGSPDVWRRLLAEDGAAPRVWSHVRKGGAVVSVEWHHERILDEHGEVVGVGVFGQDVTERIEQTRRHHQREVILQAITQSLPIIVWAIDREGNFTCHEGKALEGIGLQQGAHIGKNLFDLYASNPQGCEMVRRALAGEASHSESLTHGVYWDNWEIPMRDDQGEVSSVVGFTLDISKPKNTEQELRARLELIERQQRVIRELSTPIIQVWEGVLTLPMIGVLDSARTAEVMDTLLEAIVRTGSRFAILDLTGVELVDTKTASYLLDLVGAIRLLGAEGIVTGIRSNVAQTIVSLGLDLANITTLGNLRAALQYCIRQMSKERAAGAAHASHQGAAPRPA from the coding sequence ATGACCGCCGCCACCACTTCATGGGGAGAAGTCGACGCTGAGAAACTCGCGGGCAAACGCGCACGCCTCTTCGAACGGGCGCCGGTCGCGATCGTCCAGTACGGCAAGGAGCTCACGATCGAGGACTGGAACGGCGCGGCCGAGCGCCTGCTCGGCCACGCGCGGAACGAGGCGCTCGGCCAGCGCGTGGACGAGCTCCTGCCGGCGTCCGGCAGCCCCGACGTGTGGCGGCGGCTCCTCGCGGAGGACGGGGCGGCCCCCCGGGTGTGGAGCCACGTCAGGAAGGGCGGCGCCGTGGTGAGCGTCGAGTGGCACCACGAGCGCATCCTCGACGAGCACGGAGAGGTCGTCGGCGTCGGCGTGTTCGGGCAGGACGTGACGGAGCGGATCGAGCAGACCCGTCGCCACCATCAGAGAGAGGTGATCCTGCAGGCCATCACGCAGTCGCTCCCGATCATCGTCTGGGCGATCGACCGCGAGGGGAACTTCACGTGCCACGAGGGCAAGGCGCTCGAGGGCATCGGGCTCCAGCAGGGCGCGCACATCGGCAAGAACTTGTTCGACCTCTACGCGAGCAACCCGCAAGGGTGCGAGATGGTGCGGCGGGCGCTCGCGGGCGAAGCGAGCCACTCGGAGTCCCTGACGCACGGGGTGTACTGGGACAACTGGGAGATCCCCATGCGCGACGATCAGGGCGAGGTGTCCTCGGTCGTCGGCTTCACCCTCGATATCAGCAAGCCAAAGAACACCGAGCAGGAGCTCCGGGCCAGGCTGGAGCTCATCGAGCGGCAACAGCGGGTCATCCGCGAGCTGTCGACTCCCATCATCCAGGTGTGGGAGGGCGTGCTGACCCTGCCGATGATCGGCGTGCTCGACAGCGCCAGGACAGCGGAGGTGATGGATACCCTGCTCGAGGCGATCGTCCGCACGGGCTCGCGCTTCGCCATCCTCGATCTCACCGGCGTCGAGCTGGTCGACACGAAGACCGCGAGCTACCTCCTCGATCTCGTCGGCGCGATCCGGCTGCTCGGCGCCGAGGGCATCGTCACGGGCATCCGGTCGAACGTCGCCCAGACCATCGTCAGCCTCGGGCTCGATCTGGCCAACATCACCACCCTCGGGAACCTCCGGGCGGCGCTCCAGTACTGCATCCGTCAGATGAGCAAGGAGCGCGCGGCCGGCGCGGCGCACGCCTCGCACCAGGGCGCTGCTCCGCGGCCCGCGTGA
- a CDS encoding OPT family oligopeptide transporter: MTIKQLTPEQVHTMSLEEKDAWWLKNVYRGDMPQLTWRSAITGMLLGAFLSLTNLYIGARTGWSLGVGITSVILAFGLFKVLSRLGLGSDMTVLENNAMQSIATSAGYMNAPLFTSLAAYSMVTTTIIPMGRAMIWMFVLAILGVLFAFPMKKRFINDEQQPFPEGMAAGVVMDALHESDEKEGLFKAKLLLGGGLLSAALELLRDDKVMRALFALRNIPHYYDEFLYGGRFADLLKRWGISPAIRGTPLNELTIRFDTSIIFVATGGLMGIRTGVSLLLGGILNYWILAPILIQRGIILPKNGHFGFGAITLWALWGGVACMTTSSLYAFFSKPKVILDAFKGLTKKGGATDVLADIELPVKLSIIGIPVVGAVIVVLGQLWFGISWWLGALAIPLVFIFSLIAVNSTAITAITPTGALGKLTQLTYGALAPKNITTNLMTAGVTAEVASNTANLLMDIKPGYMLGGKPRHQAMGHVLGTVSGLVLSVPIWYLVLIQGDIGRYGTERLPVPSALTWKAVAEVLMKGLDFLHPTAKSAVVVGAIVGLLVEITRQVTKNRFPLSAVALGLAFILNFTDIWSMFLGSFLFWLLDRRAALWRKKREQETRLSETAPGGRADAPPARPWYALAAENTEAICAGVIAGGSLMGIGLSVLGVLVLPDVLEAASFTKALGQILDFLPK; this comes from the coding sequence ATGACCATCAAACAGCTCACGCCAGAGCAGGTTCACACCATGTCGCTCGAAGAGAAGGACGCATGGTGGCTGAAGAACGTCTACCGCGGCGACATGCCCCAGCTCACGTGGCGCTCGGCCATCACGGGCATGCTCCTCGGCGCGTTCCTGTCGCTCACGAACCTGTACATCGGCGCGCGCACAGGCTGGTCGCTCGGCGTCGGGATCACGAGCGTGATCCTGGCCTTCGGGCTCTTCAAGGTGCTCTCCAGGCTCGGCCTCGGCAGCGACATGACCGTGCTCGAGAACAACGCGATGCAGTCCATCGCGACGTCGGCCGGCTACATGAACGCGCCGCTCTTCACGAGCCTCGCGGCCTATTCGATGGTCACGACGACGATCATCCCCATGGGCCGGGCGATGATCTGGATGTTCGTCCTCGCCATCCTCGGCGTGCTCTTCGCCTTCCCGATGAAGAAGCGCTTCATCAACGACGAGCAGCAGCCCTTCCCCGAGGGGATGGCCGCCGGCGTCGTCATGGACGCGCTGCACGAGAGCGACGAGAAGGAGGGCCTCTTCAAGGCGAAGCTCCTCCTCGGCGGCGGCCTCCTGAGCGCCGCGCTCGAGCTCCTCCGCGACGACAAGGTGATGCGCGCGCTCTTCGCGCTAAGGAACATCCCGCATTACTACGACGAATTCCTCTATGGCGGGCGCTTCGCCGATCTGCTCAAGCGCTGGGGCATCTCGCCGGCCATCCGCGGCACCCCCCTGAACGAGCTCACCATCCGGTTCGACACGAGCATCATCTTCGTCGCCACGGGCGGCCTGATGGGCATCCGGACCGGCGTGTCGCTCCTCCTCGGCGGGATCCTCAACTACTGGATCCTCGCGCCGATCCTGATCCAGCGCGGGATCATCCTGCCGAAGAACGGGCATTTCGGGTTCGGGGCGATCACCCTCTGGGCGCTGTGGGGCGGCGTCGCGTGCATGACAACGTCGTCTCTCTACGCCTTCTTCTCCAAGCCGAAGGTGATCCTCGACGCGTTCAAGGGCCTCACCAAGAAGGGCGGAGCGACCGACGTGCTCGCGGACATCGAGCTTCCGGTGAAGCTGTCGATCATCGGCATACCCGTCGTCGGCGCGGTGATCGTGGTGCTCGGGCAGCTCTGGTTCGGGATCTCCTGGTGGCTCGGGGCGCTCGCGATCCCGCTCGTCTTCATCTTCTCGCTCATCGCGGTCAACTCGACGGCCATCACGGCGATCACCCCGACCGGGGCGCTCGGCAAGCTGACGCAGCTCACCTACGGCGCCCTCGCGCCGAAGAACATCACGACGAACCTGATGACGGCCGGGGTCACCGCCGAGGTCGCGAGCAACACCGCGAACCTGCTGATGGATATCAAGCCGGGCTACATGCTCGGCGGCAAGCCCCGCCACCAGGCGATGGGGCACGTGCTCGGGACGGTCTCGGGGCTCGTGCTCTCGGTGCCCATCTGGTACCTCGTGCTGATCCAGGGCGACATCGGCCGCTACGGGACGGAGCGGCTTCCGGTCCCGAGCGCGCTCACGTGGAAGGCCGTCGCCGAGGTGCTGATGAAGGGGCTCGATTTCCTCCACCCGACCGCCAAGTCCGCGGTGGTGGTCGGGGCGATCGTCGGGCTCCTCGTCGAGATCACGAGGCAGGTCACGAAGAACCGATTCCCCCTCTCCGCGGTCGCGCTGGGGCTCGCGTTCATCCTCAACTTCACCGATATCTGGTCGATGTTCCTCGGCTCGTTCCTCTTCTGGCTGCTCGATCGGCGCGCCGCGCTCTGGCGCAAGAAGCGCGAGCAGGAGACGCGGCTCAGCGAGACGGCGCCCGGCGGGCGAGCGGACGCGCCGCCCGCGCGGCCCTGGTACGCGCTCGCCGCGGAGAACACCGAGGCCATCTGCGCGGGTGTGATCGCCGGAGGCTCGTTGATGGGCATCGGCCTCAGCGTGCTCGGCGTGCTTGTGCTGCCCGACGTGCTGGAAGCGGCGAGCTTCACCAAGGCGCTCGGGCAGATCCTCGATTTCCTCCCGAAGTGA
- a CDS encoding TauD/TfdA dioxygenase family protein, translating to MSYESRPLSKYFGAELVGFDVRRNGGALLDLLLRHQLLLLRDQELMPAELVATGRRMGPILPFLLSNYRHPEFDEILVTSNEKVDGKPLGVARVGNFWHSDSSYIANPANTTLLYSLKVPPAGGDTLFASMYLALDELSPELRATLEGRTAVHTIRKRYKVTAQDVGQSLREIDDRLRLTIPDVTHPVVRKHPLTGRPALYISDGYTLSFEGMGWEQSQQMLEELHAHATREHAIYRHQWRVGDLLIWDNPSLIHAAMASDPEIPRTMYRLSIESGVTR from the coding sequence ATGAGCTATGAATCGAGGCCTCTTTCAAAGTACTTCGGCGCCGAGCTGGTCGGCTTCGACGTGAGACGCAACGGGGGGGCGCTGCTCGACCTCCTGCTCCGGCACCAGCTCCTCCTGCTCCGCGATCAGGAGCTGATGCCCGCCGAGCTCGTCGCCACGGGCCGGCGCATGGGGCCGATCTTGCCGTTCCTCCTCTCGAACTACCGCCACCCGGAGTTCGACGAGATCCTCGTCACGTCGAACGAGAAGGTCGACGGGAAGCCGCTCGGCGTCGCGCGCGTGGGCAACTTCTGGCACTCGGACTCTTCGTACATCGCGAACCCCGCGAACACGACGCTCCTCTACTCCCTCAAGGTGCCGCCGGCGGGGGGGGACACGCTGTTCGCCTCCATGTACCTCGCCCTCGACGAGCTCTCGCCGGAGCTCCGCGCGACGCTGGAGGGACGCACGGCCGTCCACACGATCCGCAAGCGATACAAGGTCACGGCCCAGGACGTGGGTCAGTCGCTCCGGGAGATCGACGATCGCTTGCGGCTCACCATCCCCGATGTCACCCACCCCGTCGTCCGCAAGCACCCGCTCACCGGGCGGCCCGCGCTCTATATCAGCGACGGATACACCCTGAGCTTCGAGGGGATGGGGTGGGAGCAGAGCCAGCAGATGCTCGAGGAGCTGCACGCGCACGCGACGCGCGAGCACGCCATCTACCGCCACCAATGGCGTGTCGGCGACCTCTTGATCTGGGACAACCCGTCGCTGATCCACGCCGCGATGGCCTCCGACCCCGAGATCCCGCGCACGATGTACCGCCTGTCCATCGAGTCCGGCGTGACGCGCTGA
- the hemA gene encoding 5-aminolevulinate synthase, producing MTQTTPVSSRNQRNVLVKAAADFVTKAMVDGSYRTFLPLRRIADDYPNAYFDRRGAQHKASVFCSNDYLGMSNHERVVAAARNVLDEQGLGSGGSRNISGTSHYHVELEAELAALHGKESALLFNSGYVANEETLGVIGKLMPEITVLSDSKNHRSLIEGIRKSGLKRVIFEHNSVSDLEAKLKALPADAPKLIVLESIYSMDGHFGLLEEVCRLKHRHNAMIFLDETHGVGVYGRTGAGVADSLGLAHEIDMFQGGFGKAHGATGGYVVGDRFVVDAVRLMAPGFIFTTSLPPLVLAAALASVRHLKQSNVERERLFANVSLLKDELRRHGLPVMDSPSHIVPVMIGDSFRCKSISDTLLREHGFYVQPINFPSVPRGQERLRVIVSSSHTEREIRAFVIALAHIIAATS from the coding sequence GTGACGCAGACGACTCCCGTCAGTTCTCGCAATCAACGCAACGTCCTCGTGAAGGCAGCAGCGGATTTTGTCACCAAGGCCATGGTGGACGGCAGCTACCGGACGTTCCTGCCGCTCCGCCGCATCGCCGACGACTACCCGAACGCCTATTTCGACAGGCGCGGCGCGCAGCACAAGGCGAGCGTGTTCTGCAGCAACGACTACCTCGGGATGAGCAACCACGAGCGCGTGGTCGCTGCAGCCCGGAACGTGCTCGACGAGCAAGGCCTCGGCTCCGGCGGCTCGCGCAACATCTCCGGCACCTCCCACTACCACGTGGAGCTGGAAGCCGAGCTCGCAGCCTTGCACGGCAAGGAGTCCGCTCTGCTCTTCAACAGCGGCTACGTGGCGAACGAGGAGACGCTGGGCGTCATCGGCAAGCTGATGCCCGAGATCACCGTGCTCTCGGACAGCAAGAACCACCGGTCGCTCATCGAAGGCATCCGCAAGAGCGGGCTCAAGAGGGTCATCTTCGAGCACAACTCGGTCTCGGATCTCGAGGCCAAGCTCAAGGCCTTGCCGGCGGACGCGCCGAAGCTGATCGTCCTCGAGTCGATCTACTCGATGGACGGCCATTTCGGGCTGCTCGAAGAGGTGTGTCGCCTCAAGCACCGTCACAACGCCATGATCTTCCTCGACGAGACCCACGGCGTCGGGGTCTACGGTCGTACCGGGGCCGGCGTCGCGGACTCCCTGGGCCTGGCACACGAGATCGACATGTTCCAGGGCGGCTTCGGCAAGGCCCACGGGGCGACCGGCGGCTACGTGGTGGGGGACCGCTTCGTCGTCGACGCCGTCCGGCTCATGGCGCCGGGCTTCATCTTCACGACCTCGCTCCCGCCGCTCGTCCTGGCCGCCGCGCTGGCGTCGGTGCGGCACCTGAAGCAGAGCAACGTCGAGCGGGAGCGGCTCTTCGCCAACGTGAGCCTGCTCAAGGACGAGCTCCGACGCCACGGTCTCCCGGTCATGGACAGCCCGAGCCACATCGTGCCGGTGATGATCGGCGACTCCTTCAGGTGCAAGAGCATCTCGGATACCTTGCTCAGAGAGCACGGCTTCTACGTGCAACCCATCAATTTCCCGAGCGTGCCGCGCGGGCAGGAGCGGCTCCGCGTGATCGTGTCCTCGTCGCACACAGAGCGCGAGATTCGCGCTTTCGTCATCGCGCTGGCGCACATCATCGCCGCGACCAGCTGA
- a CDS encoding 3-oxoacyl-ACP synthase III family protein, translating to MFGIVELGLCVPPARMSASSISAASGVPIEFFTDKMQLASKPVAQGRRCVELALEAIDDLRARHPFASDSIDLLVYASTGLTDHALWSPAGKIQAAIGAKGAFCFELSNGCNSLNAALHVIKGLMLATSSYRRALLICADTLSSYVDHTDPGSKSLFNFADAASALLCDRYAPSLHVLSSAFATDGTYVDLYKLPRGASTIVTEPCTAEVSLHDQYLHYITRLVGQVLDEANLRARDIDYLFMNQGDQRVLREVLARFGLSESQSYLSFRDYGHLGSTDTALALADGLRTKRLRPGQRVVVVSSGVGFSWGASLIQV from the coding sequence ATGTTTGGCATCGTTGAACTAGGGCTCTGCGTCCCGCCGGCGCGCATGAGCGCCTCTTCGATCAGCGCGGCGTCCGGGGTGCCGATCGAGTTCTTCACGGACAAGATGCAGCTCGCCTCCAAGCCGGTGGCGCAAGGGCGGCGGTGCGTCGAGCTCGCGCTGGAGGCGATCGACGATCTGAGGGCGCGCCACCCCTTCGCATCGGACAGCATCGATCTCCTGGTCTACGCCTCGACCGGCCTCACCGACCACGCGCTCTGGTCACCGGCAGGCAAGATCCAGGCGGCCATCGGCGCGAAGGGCGCGTTCTGCTTCGAGCTGAGCAACGGCTGCAACTCGCTGAACGCGGCGCTCCACGTGATCAAGGGGCTGATGCTGGCGACCTCTTCCTACCGGCGGGCGCTCCTGATCTGCGCCGACACGCTGTCGAGCTACGTCGATCACACGGATCCCGGGTCGAAGAGCCTGTTCAACTTCGCCGACGCCGCCTCGGCGCTGCTGTGCGACCGGTACGCGCCGTCGCTCCACGTCCTGTCGAGCGCGTTCGCGACGGACGGCACGTACGTGGATCTGTACAAGCTCCCCCGGGGCGCGTCCACGATCGTCACGGAGCCGTGCACGGCGGAGGTGAGCCTTCATGATCAGTATCTGCACTACATCACCAGGCTGGTTGGGCAGGTCCTGGACGAGGCCAACCTGCGGGCGCGGGACATCGATTATCTGTTCATGAACCAGGGCGATCAGCGGGTGCTGCGCGAGGTCCTCGCGCGCTTCGGCCTCAGCGAGTCGCAGTCGTATCTTAGCTTCCGCGACTACGGTCACCTCGGCTCCACGGACACGGCCCTCGCGCTCGCCGACGGCCTCAGGACGAAGAGGCTCCGTCCCGGTCAGCGGGTCGTCGTCGTGTCGAGCGGCGTGGGCTTCTCTTGGGGAGCGAGCCTCATTCAGGTCTGA